In Humulus lupulus chromosome 6, drHumLupu1.1, whole genome shotgun sequence, a single genomic region encodes these proteins:
- the LOC133782993 gene encoding autophagy-related protein 11 has translation MSSTVTEGLIHQGKLLIHIAENGRSLVLECDETTIVEKVMRSIESVSGISFGDQLVLCLDMKLEPQRPLSAYKLPAGDREVFIYNKARLHHNSPTPPPEQVDVFDNLEPQSPTSSRDPHPLDDALDPALKALPSYERQFRFHCHRGNVIFDRTLAKYGTCERFLRELKVQERALEIATGNLDQYYKVITQNCRDFMKRFSMQHRWHSDLLANFGRDLEKLRAVKLHPSLQTTTRKCLLDFVKEESLRKSAENCSSSHRLFEGKVSQFKQMFNEIHRKMDEVFSSRASLPIRNLEQMIKDHQRYINEQKSIMQSLSKDVGTVKKLVDDCLSCQLSSSLRPHDAVSALGPMYDVHDKSHLPKMEACERAISKLLDYCVDKKNEMNMFVHNYMQKVTYVSYNIKDAKFQFPVFREAMARQDDIFAELKFVRGIAPAYRACLAEVVRRKANIKLYMGMAGQLAERLATKREVEVRTREEFLKKCGSYVPKDVLASMGLFDTPNQCDVNIAPFDTSLLDIDIGDLDRYAPEYLGGFPSKGEKHGTSKASSSMSNDSSHSVEAEDSSATELLVGCESEELYEGSELFDIAGTSKLEVENAKLKAELASKIALICAFCPEVEYESLDDSKMDSLLKNAADKTAEALHQKDEYERHLHSMLKMKQLQCESYEKRIKELEHELSNNRDVTDFGIMAAKNDVYKSQTLGGGETHIPCLSTSEPMDEVSCISNSLESKLGLFTSQPCKGRDGVDENMMDSSGVHNPQLDSSMIEPHRDGDKDGKDKLVGQLGMSLTCSSTAESMPEPSSVLPCETAAERVLDSKVSGNQLLELQSALAEKSNQLSETEAKLEAAMEEVVMLKRELETSRKLLDESQMNCAHLENCLHEAREEAHTHLCAAERRASEYSALRASTLKMRSLFERLKTCVYAPGGVPAFADSLRILAQSLANSINENEDDGTADFRKCIRVLADKVGFLSRHRDELLDKYPKVEAASEQLRKELEEKKELVNTLYAKHQLEKQANKEKISFGRMQVHEIAAFVRNANGHYEAINRNCSNYYLSSESVALFTDHLPGRPNYIVGQIVHIESQTVKQLATTLSGPEHNLATEAGTDRLTLNSGSTSNPYGLPIGCEYFVVTIAMLPDTAIHSPPSSSSSTSS, from the exons ATGAGTTCGACAGTCACCGAAGGTTTGATCCATCAAGGTAAGCTTCTTATCCACATAGCCGAAAATGGACGTTCATTAGTGCTAGAGTGCGACGAGACCACAATTGTTGAGAAGGTTATGAGGTCGATTGAATCTGTTTCTGGGATTAGTTTCGGTGACCAACTTGTGCTCTGTTTGGATATGAAACTTGAGCCACAAAGGCCTCTGTCGGCTTATAAGCTACCGGCAGGTGATCGGGAAGTGTTCATATACAACAAGGCAAGGCTGCACCACAACTCTCCTACACCACCACCTGAACAAGTCGacgtttttgataatttggaacCCCAATCACCAACTTCTTCTCGTGATCCTCATCCTTTGGATGATGCTTTGGACCCTGCTCTCAAGGCTTTGCCTTCTTATGAGAGGCAGTTTAGGTTCCATTGTCACAGGGGCAATGTGATTTTCGATCGTACTCTAGCCAAGTATGGGACTTGTGAGAGGTTTCTGAGAGAGCTGAAGGTTCAAGAGAGAGCACTGGAAATTGCAACTGGGAATTTGGATCAGTACTATAAGGTGATTACTCAGAACTGTCGGGATTTCATGAAGCGATTTTCGATGCAGCATCGGTGGCATTCGGATCTTTTGGCGAATTTCGGAAGGGATTTGGAAAAGTTGAGAGCTGTTAAGCTTCACCCTTCTTTGCAAACGACCACGCGGAAGTGTTTGTTGGATTTTGTCAAAGAAGAGAGCTTGAGGAAGTCTGCTGAGAATTGTAGTAGTTCCCATAGGCTGTTTGAGGGTAAAGTCTCACAGTTTAAGCAAATGTTTAATGAGATACACCGCAAGATGGATGAAGTTTTCTCGAGCAGAGCTTCTCTTCCTATCAGGAACTTGGAACAGATGATCAAAGATCACCAGCGGTATATTAATGAACAAAAGAGCATAATGCAGTCTTTGag CAAAGATGTAGGCACAGTGAAGAAACTAGTGGATGATTGTTTATCTTGTCAACTGTCTTCCTCACTTCGTCCTCATGATGCAGTTTCAGCCTTGGGTCCTATGTATGATGTTCATGACAAGAGTCATTTGCCTAAAATGGAGGCTTGTGAACGTGCCATTTCCAAACTTTTGGACTATTGCGTCGATAAAAAGAATGAGATGAACATGTTTGTGCATAATTACATGCAAAAAGTAACATATGTTTCTTACAACATTAAAGATGCAAAGTTTCAGTTCCCTGTTTTTAGAGAGGCAATGGCACGCCAGGATGATATATTTGCGGAGTTGAAGTTTGTTCGTGGTATCGCCCCTGCATATAGAGCCTGCCTTGCAGAAGTAGTGAGAAGAAAGGCTAACATAAAGCTTTATATGGGTATGGCTGGGCAGTTGGCTGAAAGGCTTGCGACAAAGAGAGAGGTTGAGGTCAGGACTCGAGAAGAGTTTTTAAAGAAGTGTGGATCATATGTGCCTAAGGATGTCTTAGCGTCTATGGGATTATTTGATACCCCTAATCAATGTGATGTTAATATAGCTCCTTTTGATACTAGTTTACTTGATATTGACATTGGCGATCTGGATCGCTATGCTCCTGAATACTTGGGTGGATTTCCTTCAAAGGGGGAAAAACATGGAACATCTAAAGCTTCCTCTTCTATGTCCAATGACAGTAGTCACTCTGTTGAAGCTGAAGACAGTAGTGCTACAGAGTTGCTGGTGGGATGTGAATCTGAGGAGCTATATGAAGGTTCTGAGTTGTTTGATATTGCTGGAACTAGTAAATTGGAAGTTGAGAATGCAAAATTGAAAGCTGAACTTGCTTCTAAAATTGCATTGATCTGTGCTTTCTGCCCTGAAGTCGAATATGAATCATTGGATGATAGTAAAATGGATAGTTTGTTAAAAAATGCTGCAGATAAGACAGCTGAAGCCTTGCATCAGAAAGATGAGTATGAAAGACATCTCCACTCTATGCTTAAGATGAAACAGTTGCAGTGTGAGTCATATGAGAAACGCATTAAAGAGTTGGAACACGAGCTTTCAAATAATAGAGATGTGACTGACTTTGGCATTATGGCTGCAAAGAATGATGTTTACAAGTCACAGACTCTGGGTGGTGGAGAAACCCACATCCCTTGCCTATCTACGTCTGAGCCTATGGATGAGGTTTCTTGTATCTCTAATTCTTTGGAATCAAAGTTGGGGCTTTTCACTAGCCAGCCTTGCAAAGGGAGAGATGGGGTGGATGAAAACATGATGGATTCTTCTGGAGTACACAATCCTCAGTTGGATTCATCAATGATCGAGCCACATCGTGATGGCGACAAAGATGGGAAAGATAAGTTGGTGGGGCAGTTGGGCATGTCCCTGACGTGTAGCTCCACTGCCGAAAGCATGCCTGAGCCTTCAAGTGTTTTACCTTGTGAGACAGCAGCTGAACGCGTCTTGGACTCAAAAGTTAGTGGTAATCAATTGTTGGAATTGCAAAGTGCACTTGCTGAAAAGTCAAACCAGTTGAGTGAAACTGAAGCAAAGCTTGAAGCTGCTATGGAGGAGGTTGTGATGCTTAAGAGGGAGCTGGAAACTAGCAGGAAGCTTCTTGATGAATCTCAG ATGAACTGTGCTCACTTGGAGAACTGTTTGCATGAAGCACGAGAGGAAGCTCACACCCATCTGTGTGCGGCTGAACGAAGGGCTTCTGAGTATAGTGCACTGCGTGCATCTACACTGAAGATGCGCAGTCTCTTTGAAAGGCTCAAGACATGTGTATATGCACCTGGCGGGGTTCCTGCTTTTGCTGATTCTCTGCGTATTTTAGCACAATCTTTGGCCAA TTCTATAAATGAAAATGAAGATGATGGTACTGCCGACTTCCGAAAATGTATTCGAGTACTTGCAGATAAAGTTGGTTTCTTGTCCAGGCATCGCGATGAGCTACTCGACAAGTACCCCAAGGTAGAAGCTGCAAGTGAACAACTTAGAAAGGAgttggaagaaaagaaagagcTTGTTAATACCTTGTATGCCAAGCATCAACTTGAGAAACAG GCCAACAAGGAAAAGATATCTTTTGGCAGAATGCAAGTGCATGAAATTGCTGCATTTGTTCGTAATGCAAATGGGCATTATGAGGCAATAAACAGGAACTGCTCAAACTATTATCTTTCCTCTGAATCAGTAGCCTTGTTTACTGACCACCTCCCTGGTCGACCTAACTACATTGTTGGACAGATTGTACATATCGAAAGCCAGACGGTGAAGCAGTTGGCTACGACTTTGTCTGGTCCTGAGCATAACCTGGCAACTGAGGCGGGGACTGATCGGTTGACCTTGAATTCAGGCTCAACTTCAAATCCATATGGTCTCCCTATCGGCTGCGAATACTTTGTAGTAACAATAGCCATGTTACCAGATACCGCCATTCATTCGCCaccctcatcttcttcttcaactTCTTCCTGA
- the LOC133782992 gene encoding serine carboxypeptidase II-2 codes for MFNARGLLALKLFTIIVILHLGIAVSSFSTDPLSQQKLDRVGKLPGQTFNVGFEHYSGYVTVNKGAGRAFFYWFVEAVEDPGSKPLVLWLNGGPGCSSIAYGEAEEIGPFHIKPDAKTLYLNPYSWNQVANLLFIDSPVGVGYSYSNTSSDLLTNGDKRTAQDNLEFLLKWFERFPQYKGRDFYITGESYAGHYVPQLSQAIVKHNSATKEKAINLKGYMVGNALTDDHHDHLGLFQFMWSAGLISDETYKLLNLLCVSQPFIHFSSSCDKVLDIASKELGDIDPYSIYTPACHANGSQTNQLQKRKHRVGRISQKYDPCTEKHSTVYFNSPEVKRALHVNVDCAPPIWETCSEVVNTHWKDSPITVLDVYQELIHSGLRIWVFSGDTDAVIPITSTRYSIDALKLPTQGPWRAWYDDGDVGGWTQEYDGLTFVSVRGAGHEVPLHRPKQALTILKSFLAGSSMPSSLKLVSDS; via the exons ATGTTCAACGCAAGAGGGCTTCTTGCTCTGAAATTGTTCACCATAATCGTCATCCTCCACCTGGGTATTGCTGTTTCGAGCTTCTCCACTGACCCACTTTCCCAACAGAAGCTGGACAGAGTTGGAAAGCTCCCTGGTCAAACTTTCAACGTGGGCTTTGAACACTATTCTGGCTATGTCACAGTGAATAAGGGGGCTGGGAGAGCTTTTTTCTATTGGTTCGTTGAGGCTGTTGAGGATCCTGGCTCTAAGCCCCTTGTTCTCTGGCTAAATGGAG GTCCTGGATGCTCATCAATTGCTTATGGAGAGGCGGAGGAAATTGGCCCATTTCATATTAAGCCAGATGCCAAGACCCTTTACTTAAATCCTTACTCTTGGAATCAAG TTGCTAACCTTCTTTTTATTGATTCGCCTGTTGGAGTTGGTTATTCATATTCAAACACGTCCTCTGATTTGCTAACAAATGGAGACAAAAGGACTG CTCAGGACAATCTGGAATTTTTATTGAAATGGTTTGAACGTTTTCCTCAGTACAAAGGAAGGGACTTCTATATTACAGGAGAGAGCTATGCAG GACATTATGTTCCTCAGCTGAGCCAGGCAATTGTAAAACACAActctgcaacaaaggaaaaagCCATTAATCTGAAGGGTTATATG GTGGGAAATGCTTTAACCGACGATCACCATGATCACTTGGGGCTTTTCCAATTCATGTGGTCAGCTGGCTTGATATCTGACGAGACATACAAATTACTAAACCTTCTATGTGTTTCTCAGCCATTTATACACTTCTCGAGTTCATGTGATAAGGTTCTTGATATCGCTTCTAAAGAACTTGGCGACATTGATCCATATAGCATCTACACTCCCGCCTGCCATGCTAATGGTAGCCAAACAAATCAATTGCAGAAAAGAAAGCAT AGGGTTGGTCGCATTAGCCAAAAGTATGATCCTTGCACAGAGAAGCACTCAACTGTCTACTTCAATTCACCTGAGGTTAAACGGGCACTTCATGTAAATGTTGATTGTGCGCCACCAATATGGGAGACTTGCAG TGAGGTGGTAAATACCCACTGGAAGGATTCTCCTATAACAGTGCTGGACGTTTACCAGGAGCTGATACATTCAGGACTTCGCATATGGGTGTTCAG TGGAGATACAGATGCTGTCATCCCAATTACATCTACTCGGTACAGTATAGACGCTCTTAAGCTTCCAACTCAAGGTCCATGGCGTGCCTGGTATGATGATGGAGAT GTTGGAGGATGGACACAAGAGTATGATGGGCTCACTTTTGTGTCTGTGAGAGGAGCAGGCCATGAAGTCCCTCTGCACAGACCAAAACAAGCTCTCACCATCCTCAAATCCTTCTTAGCCGGATCATCAATGCCATCGAGTCTCAAGCTTGTTAGTGACTCATGA